CACTTACAAAAACTCAATCTTTTTATGTTTCCAACAAAAAAAATTCCATTTGTGCTTGCTGGAGCAGCATTGCTCTCCTTTGGTACAACTTTAAGTAATATTTCATCTGCTAATGCTGCAAGTTTAGTAAATAGTGCAGTTATCCATATTGGTGTAGATGATAATAGTCTTTTTGGGATCAATAACATCGTCAATTTTCTCCAAGGTGATGGACGTTTTTCATCAATTTCTAATATTGATGTGGATGCTAGTGGAGTCCCCACCCTTGCAACACTTAGCGGTTTTGAATCAGTTTTAGTCGTTACTGATAACCGTGTTGGTACGATTACTGGAGGAGGATTTGGTACACAATTAGGTAACATCCTTGATGATTATGTCATTGCTGGAGGACGCTTAGTATTAGGTGCATTTAGTGGAGATGCTGGCATCGGTATTGATGG
The sequence above is a segment of the Nostoc sp. ATCC 53789 genome. Coding sequences within it:
- a CDS encoding PEP-CTERM sorting domain-containing protein (PEP-CTERM proteins occur, often in large numbers, in the proteomes of bacteria that also encode an exosortase, a predicted intramembrane cysteine proteinase. The presence of a PEP-CTERM domain at a protein's C-terminus predicts cleavage within the sorting domain, followed by covalent anchoring to some some component of the (usually Gram-negative) cell surface. Many PEP-CTERM proteins exhibit an unusual sequence composition that includes large numbers of potential glycosylation sites. Expression of one such protein has been shown restore the ability of a bacterium to form floc, a type of biofilm.) is translated as MATTYSHYHHLQKLNLFMFPTKKIPFVLAGAALLSFGTTLSNISSANAASLVNSAVIHIGVDDNSLFGINNIVNFLQGDGRFSSISNIDVDASGVPTLATLSGFESVLVVTDNRVGTITGGGFGTQLGNILDDYVIAGGRLVLGAFSGDAGIGIDGDILNLAPYIPQFGNAPAGNLDFSTANLSNPIFNGVNSFTSDFASIVNLSANGILLASYDSGTVGVATVANNSIIFINAFPGNESDFSNGSDFGTLFANALAAQPRDVPEPTSILGLLAMSAVATTGLGKFKKKNQV